From a region of the Triticum aestivum cultivar Chinese Spring chromosome 7D, IWGSC CS RefSeq v2.1, whole genome shotgun sequence genome:
- the LOC123170450 gene encoding uncharacterized protein, which produces MICRRGRSPAALEDDDLLGEILLRLPPMPSSLPRASIVCKRWQGLVTDHGFLRRFHAHHREPPLLGAFLHHPGDKLKFTPILPAPDRIPPPYLDKGARLLSCRHGRFLIIHREHVDVFVCDHTTSSQHRLLIPPEFKGRYINGAVLCASRERGHVHRDCHSTPFKVVLLLVHAKNGRPLTSVYSSETDTWADLISTDVQYHGCFDDYFSTLVGNVLYWSFKYVMKAILWFDLERQILDVLEGPPHMYHSGNHQIIQVEDGAVGLAMMSHHYNNIQMWQRNVNCHGVSTWMLWKTIEMHNILGIPPQVDGQKTWLKFILGYVEDTDGIFLYMNGSVYMVELEDMQSRKLCQARNTITYCHSFRSFYAPGGRELN; this is translated from the exons ATGATTTGCCGCCGTGGCAGGTCCCCGGCGGCCCTGGAAGATGACGACCTGCTGGGGGAGATCCTTCTCCGTCTACCTCCTATGCCGTCCTCCCTCCCGCGCGCCTCCATCGTCTGCAAGCGCTGGCAAGGTCTCGTCACCGACCATGGATTTCTCCGCCGCTTCCACGCGCACCATCGGGAGCCGCCCCTCCTCGGCGCCTTCTTACATCATCCCGGTGATAAGCTCAAGTTTACTCCTATCCTGCCCGCTCCGGACCGCATCCCTCCTCCGTACCTCGACAAAGGGGCCCGCTTGCTCAGTTGCCGCCATGGCCGCTTCCTCATCATACACAGGGAGCACGTGGATGTCTTCGTGTGCGACCACACCACCAGCAGCCAGCATCGTTTGCTAATTCCACCCGAGTTCAAGGGGCGTTACATCAATGGGGCGGTGCTATGTGCTTCCCGCGAACGGGGCCACGTGCACCGCGATTGCCACTCCACCCCCTTTAAGGTGGTCTTGCTGCTTGTGCATGCTAAAAATGGTCGACCTCTCACCTCTGTTTATTCCTCTGAGACCGACACATGGGCCGATCTCATCTCTACAGATGTTcagtatcatggttgttttgacgaTTATTTTAGCACCCTTGTTGGTAATGTACTTTACTGGTCGTTTAAGTATGTGATGAAGGCTATACTTTGGTTTGATTTGGAAAGGCAAATCCTTGATGTGCTCGAGGGGCCTCCTCATATGTATCATTCAGGCAACCATCAGATCATCCAGGTAGAGGATGGCGCAGTTGGTCTTGCCATGATGTCTCACCATTACAACAACATTCAAATGTGGCAGAGGAATGTGAATTGCCACGGTGTATCCACATGGATGTTGTGGAAGACCATTGAGATGCATAACATTCTTGGGATCCCTCCTCAGGTCGATGGACAGAAGACCTGGTTGAAATTTATACTAGGATATGTTGAGGATACCGATGGGATATTTTTATATATGAACGGGAGTGTCTATATGGTTGAACTAGAGGATATGCAATCTAGGAAGCTTTGCCAAGCCCGTAATACTATTACTTACTGTCATTCTTTCAGGAGTTTCTATGCACCAG GTGGAAGGGAATTAAACTAG